AGCCCGACAATGACATTTCGGTGTTGTCATCCTCTGGTGCAGCGTTGTCATTATCGGGCTTGACCCGATAATCCTTCCCAGTCACCTTCCTTACAAACTCCGCAGCCTCTTCCGCATTCAGACAGATTCTGTCTTCAGGCTTCATGTCCTTTGGAGCAAGCCCTTCGGCTACCATCTTACCAGTAAGAGTCAAAACGCGGGGACAGTTAATTCCGGCCTCTTCCATTTCACGCTGATGTGTAAGGGTACTTCTGATTTCACCGTAGTGAACACAGGTACCGTGTTCAAGAACAATAAGTTTTTTTACAAATTCGCAGAGCAGCATAATCTTCTGCTCTGCTACTACAATTGTGATTCCCTTTTCTTCGTTGAGCTTTTTAAGCATCTCAAAAATCTGAACCGAAGAAGCAGGATCGAGCTCGCCGGTAGGTTCATCAAGAACAAGAATATCCGGTTCGAGCGCAAGAATTGCCGCAATCACAACCTTCTGCTTCTGTCCGCCACTGAGCGAAGAAATCTCCTTGTGACGAAGCTCGCCGATTCCAAGAGTATCTAGAGAAGATGTGATACGGCTTTCAATTTCATCAGCCGGAATACCAAAGTTTTCAAGACCAAAAAGAATTTCGTCTTCAACAAAGTATCCGGTAATCTGGCTTTCAATATCCTGAAATACAGAACCAACCTTCAAAGCAAGCTTTCCCGCATTTATATCAAAGGTGTCGGTCCCATCAACCTTAACACTTCCGTAAAAATCTCCGGTATAGTGATGCGGGATAAGCCCGTTGATGCAGTTACAAAGTGTTGTCTTTCCCGCACCAGACTCGCCGATGATTCCTACGAATCCGCCTTTTTCAATTTCCAGCGAGATTTTGTCCAGAGCATTTTTCTTAGCCCCGGCGTATTTGAATGTCAGTTCCTGTATTTCAATCATTATTTCCAGTCCCGTCATCCTGAACTTGTTTCAGGATCCTATTTTTCTTCAATGATTTCTTTCTTGAGTGCTTTCATAAGTGGTACATAAAGTGCAGCTACGATAATAGCATTCAAAGTTGCAGTACCAAGAACGATAGGCACATAAGCTGCCATTGCAGAAGGATCAGACTTGATGAATACAAAAAGAAGAACTGTATAAAGTCCGCCAGAAATTACTGTACTTACGAAAGTTGTAATTGCTGCAAGACCAATTTTCATTCCCTTTGACTTAGCTGGGATGAAAATCAAAAGACCCATTGCAAGAGCACCTGCTGCTTCAGAAGCAAAGTTCAGGTAAGGAGTTCCAGGGAAGAACTGGCAGATAGCACCAGCGATAATACCAATAATCAGGCTGTAATATACCTTTGGTCTGATCAAAACAATTGCCATACAGTACATTGCGATAATGAAGTTTGGTTTCATTCCAAAGAAGTTGATGAAAGTTCCAACAAAGAACTTAAGAACTGCGCCGGCTGCAAGTAATACTGCTGTAAGGAGCAGGTCCTGAAGGCTGATGCCTTTTTTTTCTGTCTGAGCTAATTCTCTTTTTTCCATTTTAGATTCCTCTGTTTAAAGTAGATTTTTTTCATGAAAAATTGAGTGGCATCTCTCGCCTCTCGTTACTATTGACAGTAACATTAACTTACGTTACTGTCAATAGTAACATTAAAAAAAATGATAAATTTGGGAAATTTTCATAAATTTTTGATAAAAAAGATCTTTTCTGCTGTTCAAGCTGACATTTCATACTCTTTTATCTGTTATAATAATAAGATACAAATATTTGAGGATGAAAGTTCTTTTCAGCAAAATATTTTAAACATTCTGAAAAAATTTCTAAGAAACTGGAGAAATAATTATGAAAAAAATAATCGCATTAATCACACTTGGAATGATATTTATAACTTCAATGCTTTTTGCAAAGGAAGTTACAATTTCAGTTGGCGCCGGCGAATGCTGGAAGCAGAAAAGTGAACCGCAGTTTTCTGTCTGGCTGGAAGATGAAAATGGAAATTTTATTCGGACTCTTTATGTAACTCAGCGAGCCAGCAAAAAGAACTGGAGAATGAGTCCAAAAGAAGGCCGCCCGGAATCACTACCGGTCTGGTATCATAAATCAAAAAACAAAGCCGCAAAAACAGAAAATGAACTTGACGCAGTTACAAGCGCAACCCCAAAAGGTGGAATCATTTTCAATGCTGATATTGGAGAAGCCGCTTGTCGTATCTGCGCAGAGTTCAACACCAGCTTCGACTACAACGAAAACTACACCAAGAAAAACAGCGGCGTAAACGGCCAGCCGTCAATTGTTTATATTGCCGACATCTCCTCCGATTTCTCAGAAGGTGAAATTCTCCTGCAACTTTCCGGCACCGGCGCAATAGATGGCAGTGATGGAAATATCTATCCTGTTCCAGTCGAACTCACCACAGCCCGCAGGATTGTAAAGGCTGTGGCGGTAAAGGCCAATTAATTACAACTTGTCAGCGATGTCGTAGATCAGGCGTTCAGTTTTTTCCCAACCAAGGCATGGATCAGTGATTGACTTGCCGTACACGCCTTCACCGATTTTCTGGCAGCCGTCTTCGATGTAGCTTTCAATCATGAAGCCTTTTACGAGTTTGTTTACACGGTCGCTATGGCGGCATGAATTGAGGACATCCATTATGATGCGAGGCTGCTCAAACGGATTCTTGTTAGAATTCGAGTGGTTGGTGTCGATGATGACGGCCGGATTTTTAAGTTCACGTTTATCGTAAGCATCACAAAGACGAACCAGATCCTCATAGTGATAGTTCTGCTGATTTACACCATGCTTATCTGTTGAACCGCGGAGAATTGCATGACAGTGCTCGTTACCTTCTGAGTGAACTTCCCAGCCACGGTAGATAAAGGTGTGAGGATGCTGGGCGGCTAGAATAGCGTTCATCATAACTGCGTAGTCGCCGCTGGTCGGATTTTTCATTCCGACTGGAACCTCGATGCCGCTGGCTGTGAGACGGTGCTGCTGGTCTTCTACTGAGCGGGCACCGACTGCAACGTAACCAAGAACATCATCAAGATACTGATAGTTTTCCGGGTAAAGCATTTCGTCTGCAAAGATAAAGCCTGTTTCTTCTACAGCACGCATGTGCATGTGACGGCAAGCAACAATTCCTTTGTAAAGATCCGGCTTCTGGTTTGGATCCGGCTGATGAAGCATTCCCTTATAGCCTTCGCCTGTGGTGCGCGGTTTGTTTGTGTAAATACGTGGCACCATCATGATTTTATCTTTTACCTTTTCCTGAACAGGAACGAGACGATTCATATAATCAATTACAGCTTCCTCATTGTCGGCAGAACATGGACCGAGAATCAAAAGAAGCTTGTCTGAGCGGCCCTCAAAAACAGCACGAAGCTCGGCACGCTGTTCCTCAACTATTTTTCCAACTTTTCCCGAGAGCGGATACTGTTCCTTTACCTCCGCTGGGATTGCTAATCTTTTTTCGAATTGCATATCCATTTCATTTACCTCCTGAGTAAGGCCGCCCGGTAGGCGGCCGGTGATAGATTGAAAAGCGTTAAAAAAAATTGTGAAAGCAATTTTTTAGCTTATCCTTCTATTTTTTAGAACCTTCCCAGTACTTTTAATTTACTGCATCGATATTCCATCTCGGAAATCATCTGCTTATAGGCTTCGGTGCCATACTCGCCTTCTGCCTCAATGTAAAAATAATAGCTCCAGGCCAGCCCCTTGAGCGGACGGCTGTGAATTACGCTCATGTTGTAGCCGAACTCGCCGAGCTTGTTCAAAACTTTTACCAGAGCACCAGCTTCATTCTTTACTGCAAACATCAAGATGAAAGTGTTATTATCTGAACCAGTTTCTACACGTTCACCTTCATTTTTTGAAAGAATTGCAAAGCGGGTTGAGTTGTCCTGATGACCATTTATGCCAGGCTCAAGAATTTCCAGTCCATACAAGGCTGCAGTGTCCGCGCTCGCAATTGCAGCGACGCTAGGGTCACCGAGTTCCGCTACCATCTTCGCTGCCCGCGCCGTATTCACCGCCGGCTCCGTCACATACCCGTGCGCCGCAATAAAATCCCCGCTCTGCTCCAGAGCCTGCGGGTGACTCACAACCTTCCGCACCCCCTCTAAGCGAGCGCCCCTGACCCCGAGCAGGTTCTGCATAACGTTCAGCGTATAAACGCCGTTCACAAACAGCGAGCCCTGAAACATAAGGTCTGTAACCTGGCCAACCTCACCGGCATAGGAATTCTCTATCGGAAGAACGGCGTAATCGCACTCTCCCTTCTCCACTGCTTCATAAGCCGAGCGGAAATCTCCATAAGACTGCAGCTCCTGCTCGGGGAAAATCCTCCGTGCCGCAATGTGAGCGAACGCGCCTTCGATTCCGCTATATGCAATTTTCATAAAACCTCCGCAAAAAAAAAGCGGTTCTACCCGAAAAGATAGAACCGCTTTTTGTATCAGCTGTATTTTCTACATTCTATGCTTTTCGTACGACGCATCTCTTGCCAAAAAAGTAAAAGGCAAAAAATGAGAAGAAAGCAAATGTAAAAAATGAAATTCCAAAAATCATTGTTGAAATACTAGCGAAACATAAAAACTTCGTCAATATGTTATTATTCATAGAAACATAATTTTTTGTTATACCCCCCACGCCCGGCAATTTCTTAGACCTCAAGCTCTTATTTTCACCCCGCACTTATGCATTTCACCACCCCATTCCTGCATCTTGCCGAAAACCATATTGTGCGCAAAACTAACCGCCCTTATTATGAAATCAGACTAAAAAAACGGCCGAACACCGTCAATTATCGGGAATACGGCCCTTAAGGAGAACCCATGATTTTAGAAGCAATCTTATTAGGCGCATCAACCGGCACCTACTGTTCAATGTACTGCGGTCCAGTTCTTATTCCGTTCTTATGTGGCACAGAAAACCCAGGCTATAAACGCAACGCCGGCCTCACAGGCGCTTTTCTCGCTGCACGCCTCGTAACCTATTTTATTCTAGGTGCAGTTTTCGCTGGCCTAGGCTATCTCGTAAACGACTACATTGATCCGGTTTTCGCAAGAAAGCTTTCACTCTTTGCATACATCTTCAGCGGACTTATTCTCCTGTGTAATTCCCTCGGAGTAAGATTTCCATGGGGCTGTTCACATAACGGCTGTAAAGTTCAAAAACTTCGCCGCATCGGTAACGACTGGGTAACCGCTGTAATCGCAGGTCTTGCCGTTGGACTCCATATCTGTCCTCCGCTCTGGACAGCAATGACCCGTTCAATTTTTGGCGGTCACGGACTTCCGGGTCTTTTCTACTTTGTATTTTTCTACATTGGAACCCTGCCGTTTTTTATTCCGCTGCTTGGCATTCCGTTTTTCACAAAGAGAGTCGGTATCATCAGAAAGATTTCCAGAATCGCACAATTTTTTATAAGCATCTATTTTATATATTTTCTTGGCCTTCAGCCTCTGATTTTCGGTTAATCAAAAGGAGCTATTATGATTTCAAGTATTATTTTAAGCAGCTTAATGTTTTTTATAATTTTCTTCTTTGTTATTCTGATGAATAATTTTGCACTTGCTGCAATTATTTATGCGGCTTTTCTTTTCTTCCTTTACGCAAGGATGACTTTTTCTGAACGCAAAAGAGCCGGAAGCGGAGTAATCTACCGTCGTATTTTCCAGACAGTTTTTGCAGTTGGTTTTTGTATTGCATTCATCACTGACTTACTTGCTGAACGCGGAAGCATGGCAATCACAAATCAGGCAATGAGTAACTCAGAACTGCCATTCTGTCATATTGCAATTCCACAGGTACTCGTGCCTCTTATGATTACAAAATCAATTATCTTCCCTGCAAGAATTTCAGGACACTACGCAGCCGTTGCAAGTATGTTCTTAATCTGGTTCATCTGCACAATTACTATCGGCCGCGGCTGGTGCAGCTGGGTATGCTTTTACGGTGGCTGGGAAGACGGTTTTTCACGCATCGGAAAAAAGCGCAGAATAAATCTGCTTCCTAAAAATAAAGAAATCAGAGAAATCAGCTTTGGCTTTTTCATGTTTATAATTCTTTCTTCTTTATGCGAACTTGCCTGCACTTATTGTGAATGGTTCTGCCCTTTCAAACTTGTAACTGAATACAGTCCTGTTACTTCCATTCCAAGCCTGATTGCAACCATTATGTTTATCGGACTTTTTATCGGTCTGGTTGTTGTTCTTCCAATTCTCACAAAGAAAAGAACTCAGTGCAGTGCTCTCTGTCCGTTTGGAGCATTTGCATCTCTTACCGACCGCTTCAGTATTTTTCAAATTAAGATTGATACAGACAAATGCTCGGGCTGTATGAAGTGTGCAACCGCATGCCCGTTCTGTGCCATCGATATCAAAACAATTCAGGATAAAAAAGGTCACCCGGAAATCACCTGTGCAAAATGCGGAGAATGTATTAAGGCCTGTCCTAACAAAGCAATCTCTTATGATTTCCGCTTCAATCTTAAAAAAGGCGGCTGTAACTGCGGCTCAAAATCATCAGCTCCAAAGACAAAGTTCGGACGTGTTATTCAGGAACTTCTTCATCCGGCACAGCTCTTCCGTTTTGCAGCCTTTACTTTTTCTGTAATCATGTCTTCGGGATTTATGATTAAAACACTCAATATTATTTTCAGTCCGCTCGCAGCTTTAATTTCAGGAGGTGCAAAATGAGTAAAACTGTAAAAGAGCTTTTTGCTGCCATCAGCCATAAATATCATGTACTGACAGCTGTATTTACCTGCTTTTTTGGAATTGCATTATTCTTTATTTTTTCTTCGACCATGACGAGTTTTGTCGGCTCATTCCTGCATGTACATCCCTCATATACTGGAGGAGAAATTGCAGGAGATTTTGTTACCCCTGTAGAAAAATATGACCTTGTCAGATATACGGTTTATCAGCCTGTAATAAATGCAAAATGGCAGCAGAACGCAGAATACTGGCAGCTGATGCTTGAGTTTAAGAATCGAGATGCCGGTAATCAGAAACTTATGATTTACATAAAGTTCACTGAGCCGGAATCTGTTACAGACTATGATATTGCACTTCAAATCTCTGACGGAGAAGGAAAAGTTTATGACAATAACGGCACTTACCTCTGCAGCTCTGAATATTATTTATTAAACAATGGATCTACAATCAAACTTCGTATTCCTCTTCAGGATAAAAAAAAACAGACAGTCCTTGGAGCTAAAAAAACTTATCACTATATAGAAGCCGATAAGAGCGTGACATCTTCACCTCTGGAAGTAAACATGGAAGTCAGAAAAAACTCCAGGAAAGAAAAGGCAGAAAATGCTGCATATGTAAAACATGTAAAAGAATTGTATGCACAAAGCAGAACCGCAGAAACTTTCACAACACAAGCTTCAGACGCACCTTCTTCTGATGATATTGATGCCTGTCTTTCTTATTACAGTCAGAAACTGGAAGCAAATCCGGAAGATTATCTAAGCATGGTTTATTACGGAATGTATTATGCAATAAAGGGAGGGCAGTCAAATATTATGTCTGCAGTATCCCTTGTAAATAAGGGCTTTGAATATATGGATAAAGCTGCAGAACTTTCTTACAACAAGCCTGATGAAATTGAAGTTCTTCTGACAAGAGCCTCTGTAAGTGCTTCTGTACCGGAACAGGTTTTTGCAAAATCAGAAAGTGGAGCTGAAAACTTTATCCGCATTGTTTCCCTCACTGATGACATAAACTTAAAAGCATACTGTTATGTAATGGCTTATGAGTGTTACCAGAAGTGCGGAAAAGATTCAAATGCATTTCTTTCATTGCAAGAAGCAAAAAAGGTGTTACAATAGATTCATAATGAAAGTTACTATTCTTGAAAAACAAGCCGGCGAAGAAGACGAGCTTATCGTAAAATGCGATTACCTTGATGAAAGCCTCACAAAACTGATAAATCAGTTTAAGGGCAGCAAAGGAAAAATGAATTTTTATAAAGATTCTAAAATCGTTTTCGTTGAACCGGAGGACGTTCTCTATTTTGAATCTGTAGATGACTCAGTTTTTGCTTACACAACGGATTGTGTTTACGAAACAAAGTCAAAACTGTATCAGCTGGAAGCAGAATTACCGGCCAGTATCTTCTTCCGCGCCAATAAGGCAGTAATCGTGAATCTGGATAAAATCGACAGTCTTGCCCCTATTTTCGGTGGGCGCTTTGAAGCCATTTTACAGAACGGCTACAAGGTTGTAATTTCACGAAATTACCTGAACACATTAAAGGAGTTATTAGGTTTATGAAAAACTCAGATGAAATAAAAGAAATGATTTCTATAATGATAAATATTGCAACTCGAGTAATCACAATGATTTTTGTAATCATAGCAGTATTCTATCTGGTTATAGGTGATGCCGATTTAATTAAGTTTTCTTTAGAAGACATTTGTGGAATTCTGGTGATGGGTCTGGCTTCGGGTCTTGCATTCGGTCTTTTTTACATTAAGAAAAATACAACTACAAAACAGTCTATAATCATTCATATAATTTACTTTTCAATTTTGAATGTTGTACTGCTTTTGATTGGCTTACATCTTGGATGGTTCAGAAAAGAATTATCGTCTCTTATTTCAATGGAGATTATGTTTGTTGCAGTCTATGCTGTTGTAACACTTCTTGTTTATCTTTTTGACTTCAATGAAGCCAAAAAGATAAATCAAAAACTTAACGACCGAAAGAAGCTTTAATTCTTTCGATTGCTTCGATAGTTCGCTCGCGGCTGCCAAAACCTGTAAGGCGGAGGTAGCCCTCACCCTTCTGTCCAAAGCCGCTTCCCGGTGTTCCTACTACCTGACTCTTTTCAAGCAGTTCATCAAAGAAGCTCCAGCTTGTATAACCTTCTGGAATCTGAAGCCATACATATGGAGAATTCTTTCCACCAAAAGCCTTAAAGCCTGCAGCAGTTACACCTTCAAAAATAAGGCGTGCATTTTCACGATAGAAACTCAGATTTTCCTGAATCTGTTTCTGTCCTTCTTCAGAATAAATTGCAGCAGCACCACACTGAGTAATATAAGAAACTCCGTTGAACTTTGTTGACTGGCGGCGCATCCAAAGAGCATTTAATTCAGTTCCATCAAAAACAAGTTCATGAGGAACAACAGTATAACCGCAGCGTAAGCCGGTAAAGCCTGCTGTCTTTGAGAAAGAACGCAATTCAATTGCACAGGTTTTTGCTCCCTCAATTTCGTAAATTGATTTTGGAATATCTGGTTCAGTTACAAAAGCTTCATAAGCAGAATCAAAAAGAATTACACTATGATGAGCATTTGCATAATCAACCCATTTTTTGAGATAGCTCTTTGGTGCAACTGCTCCAGTTGGATTGTTAGGGAAGCAGAGGTAGATGATGTCTGCAACAGGTGCATCATCTGAAGGAATCTCTGGTAAGAAACCAGTCTCTGCAGAACAAGGCATTATGATGATATTGTTCTTTCGTCCATTCATAATGTTTGTATCGATATAAACAGGATAAACAGGATCACAGATTGCAACAGTGTTGTCAGTTGCAAAAATGTCACCAATGTTTCCGCAGTCAGACTTAGCACCATCTGAAAGGAAAATCTCATCCAGTTTCATATCGATTCCACGCTTTGTATAATCCCATTCCAAAATCTTTTCACGCACAAAATCATAGCCCTGCTCAGGCGGATATCCGCGGAAAGTTTTTGCATCTGCCATTTCATCAACAGCTTTATGCATGGCATCAATAACAACCGGACAGATTGGCTTTGTAACATCACCAATTGAAAGTTTGATTACATCTGCTGATGGATGCGATGCGATAAACTCGCGGGTCTTTTTATTAACAGTTGAGAAAAGATAGCTCGCTTCGAGGTCTAAAAAATTCTTATTTATTTTCATTTTGTTCTCCTATAAATCAACGTTTCCTGTAAATACATTTTCTGCAGGGCCGGTCATAAATACGCTGTCTCCCTCGTTGCCGCTCCACTGAATCTCAAGATCTCCACCAAGCAGATGCACTGTGATTTTCTCGCCCGCATCAACAAGGCCGTTCAGAATTGCAGCAACTACAGTTGCACAGGTTCCGGTTCCACAGGCAAGTGTCTCGCCGGTTCCTCGTTCCCATACACGCATCCAGATTGTGCGGCGGTCTTCAACATAAGCAAACTCGGTATTCGTACGCTCCGGAAAAAACTTATCGTTTTCAAAAAGCGGGCCGATTTCGCAAACCGGGAATTCAGAAGGCTTTTTATCAATGAACACAACTGCATGTGGATTTCCCATTGAGACGCAGGTTGTTTTGTATTCAACATCAGCAATTGTCAGAGGATGTTGAATTACCCGGCCACCCTTCAACACAACAGGAATCTTTTCCGCTTCCAGAATAGGACTTCCCATATCTACTGAAAGTTTTGTTACCTTATCGCCTGGTTCGCCTTCTTCCACTTTCAGGATTTTTACTGCGCCCATAGACTCAGCAGTAAACTCGCGGCCCTTAGTGTAGCCTGCATCATATACATATTTCCCAACGCAGCGGATTCCGTTACCGCACATCTGGCTTCGGCTTCCGTCGGCGTTGTACATCACCATTTCAAAATCAGCTTTTGTACCTTTTTTGATGATGATGATTCCATCTCCGCCGATTCCAAAATGACGGTCTGACAACTTTATGGCTGCCTGCTTTTCGCCTTCAGCACCACCCGGAAAATCTTCCTTTGTGCAATCAAAATAAATATAGTCGTTTCCACAACCATGCATTTTTGTAAACTTCATGATTACCTCACAAAAACAAAAAGAGGTCGTAGACAAATTTCCCCCGGGAAACTTATCTACGACCTCTTTGCCGTTATTTTGTTTTAACTTTTCAATAGAAAAAAGTCAATAGTAGTACTATTGAATACTACTAAAACTCTTGACCATACCTTTCATACGCTGTATAACATTAAAGAACAAAGGCGTTCATTCGATTTGCAGACTTATTGTCTTTAAATGGAATGAACGTCTTTTTTTTGGAGAAAATCATGAAGGCGTGGTTAATATTAGCAGACGGAACAATCTTCGAAGGTACCTCAATCGGGGCAACCGGTAAAACTATCGGTGAAACAGTTTTTACAACCGGCATGACCGGATATCTGGAAACTCTCACCGACCCAAGCTACTTCGGTCAGATTGTTACCCAGACTTTCCCGCTCATCGGAAACTACGGCGATATTCCGGTGGACTACGAAAGTAAAAAATGCTGGGTACGCGGCTATATTGTTCGCGAACTCTGTGACCTGCCTTCAAACTTCCGCTGCGGCGGTACACTAAGCGACTTTCTGAAAAATCAGAACATTGTCGGAATCTGTGGAATTGATACCCGTGCCCTTACAAAGCGCCTCCGTGAATCCGGAGTTATGAACGGTATGATTATCAGCGGTGTAGAAAGCTGTCCTGCCGTAACTGAAGCTCTCTTAAGAGAAATCAAAGCATATAGAATTGAACAGGCTGTTGAAAGTGTTCAGCAGAATTCTGTCGGGGGCGTTACGGGGGTGTCCCCCGTTGAGAGGGTAGCGACCAACGAAGTGGGCGCGCAGGGAGAGACTTCTCCCTCAAAATCCATTGTACTTTGGGACTTTGGAGCAAAAGCAAATATTCAGAGAGAACTTGAAAAACGCGGCTGCCACGTAACTGTTGTTCCATGCACTGCCACTGCTGACGAGATTCTCGCTCTAAATCCAGATGGACTTATGCTCAGTAACGGACCTGGAGACCCGGCAGACAATGTTCAGATTATTGAAGAACTGAAGAAGATTTGCGATGCCGGCACTCTTCCAATTTTTGGAATCTGTCTTGGTCACCAGATGCTCGCTCTTGCACGCGGCTGTAAAACCAGCAAACTCAAATATGGTCACCGTGGCGGAAACCATCCATGCAAAGATACGGAAACCGGCAGAGTTTATATTACAAGTCAGAATCATGGTTATGCGGTTGAAAACACTTCAATTCCTGCATACGCAAAAATGAGTTTCTTTAATGTAAATGATGGTACTGTAGAAGGAATTACATATACTGATATTCCGGCTTTCAGCGTTCAGTTTCACCCGGAAGCATGCGGCGGTCCGCACGACACAAACTTTCTGTTTGACCGATTCATAGAATTGATGAACCGGTCAAAGCAGTAATTAAAGAATGTGATTATTCGAAATCATACGAAGCTTCTGTCTTAAACTGTCCGACATCAGAGCCAAGCTGATTTACGTTCTGGTTTAAGGCTTCAACACAATTATCAAGCTGCTTACCGCTATTAACAACACTTCTTGCGTTTCCTGTCATTGAAACAATGCTGTCTCCAACTGCATCAACAGAACTGTGAAGGCCGTTCATTTCATCAAGAACGTGCATACTCTTATCGGCCATATTCTGAGAAGCCTTACGAACATCGTCTGTATTCTTGTCCATTTCAGAAAGCATTTCAATTACGTTACGAGATTCTTCATTCTGTTTTTCGAGGGACTGTCTTATAGACTGAACAAGTCCGTCTGTTTCAAGAATGCGTTCAGAAACTTCATTAAAGGAAGCACTTGATTCCTGAGAGGCTGTAACGATTTCATCAACACTGGCCTTAATGTTCTTAAGCTGATCACCAATTGTCTTAGACTGTGCTGAAGAGGTTTCTGAAAGTTTTCGGATTTCATCTGCAACGACAGCAAATCCTTTTCCGGCTTCACCAGCATGTGCCGCCTCAATAGCTGCGTTCATGGCGAGAAGGTTTGTTTGACTTGCGATATTTGCGATTGCCTGGTTTGCTGCCTGAAGCATTTTTGACTGCTCTTCAATCTGGGCAATTCGTTCATTTACTTTCTTCTGTTTAGAAACTCCCTCTTTTG
The Treponema bryantii DNA segment above includes these coding regions:
- a CDS encoding energy-coupling factor transporter ATPase is translated as MIEIQELTFKYAGAKKNALDKISLEIEKGGFVGIIGESGAGKTTLCNCINGLIPHHYTGDFYGSVKVDGTDTFDINAGKLALKVGSVFQDIESQITGYFVEDEILFGLENFGIPADEIESRITSSLDTLGIGELRHKEISSLSGGQKQKVVIAAILALEPDILVLDEPTGELDPASSVQIFEMLKKLNEEKGITIVVAEQKIMLLCEFVKKLIVLEHGTCVHYGEIRSTLTHQREMEEAGINCPRVLTLTGKMVAEGLAPKDMKPEDRICLNAEEAAEFVRKVTGKDYRVKPDNDNAAPEDDNTEMSLSGLTRQSSGDVVLEFSNVAFSYNETSNVHDLNVKVHKGDFISIIGSNGAGKSTFSKLTNGLLKPSVGDVLVLGENTKKQKVSALAKHIGFLFQNPDRQICCATVREEIAFSLRNNGIAEDEIKARVEKTLDEFGFDGDTEPFNMSRGQRQRLCLACLIALNPEILILDEPTTGLDYRECMEMMSRIRELNANGTTVIMVCHDMEVVLDFAKTVIVMNRGEILGQGETRQVLSNKALLSKARLLAPQIAQVAMLLGDSFSGVFTDDEMIKKIKEVM
- a CDS encoding tryptophan transporter, yielding MEKRELAQTEKKGISLQDLLLTAVLLAAGAVLKFFVGTFINFFGMKPNFIIAMYCMAIVLIRPKVYYSLIIGIIAGAICQFFPGTPYLNFASEAAGALAMGLLIFIPAKSKGMKIGLAAITTFVSTVISGGLYTVLLFVFIKSDPSAMAAYVPIVLGTATLNAIIVAALYVPLMKALKKEIIEEK
- a CDS encoding DUF2271 domain-containing protein; its protein translation is MKKIIALITLGMIFITSMLFAKEVTISVGAGECWKQKSEPQFSVWLEDENGNFIRTLYVTQRASKKNWRMSPKEGRPESLPVWYHKSKNKAAKTENELDAVTSATPKGGIIFNADIGEAACRICAEFNTSFDYNENYTKKNSGVNGQPSIVYIADISSDFSEGEILLQLSGTGAIDGSDGNIYPVPVELTTARRIVKAVAVKAN
- a CDS encoding 3-deoxy-7-phosphoheptulonate synthase — encoded protein: MAFTIFFNAFQSITGRLPGGLTQEVNEMDMQFEKRLAIPAEVKEQYPLSGKVGKIVEEQRAELRAVFEGRSDKLLLILGPCSADNEEAVIDYMNRLVPVQEKVKDKIMMVPRIYTNKPRTTGEGYKGMLHQPDPNQKPDLYKGIVACRHMHMRAVEETGFIFADEMLYPENYQYLDDVLGYVAVGARSVEDQQHRLTASGIEVPVGMKNPTSGDYAVMMNAILAAQHPHTFIYRGWEVHSEGNEHCHAILRGSTDKHGVNQQNYHYEDLVRLCDAYDKRELKNPAVIIDTNHSNSNKNPFEQPRIIMDVLNSCRHSDRVNKLVKGFMIESYIEDGCQKIGEGVYGKSITDPCLGWEKTERLIYDIADKL
- a CDS encoding prephenate dehydratase, with the protein product MKIAYSGIEGAFAHIAARRIFPEQELQSYGDFRSAYEAVEKGECDYAVLPIENSYAGEVGQVTDLMFQGSLFVNGVYTLNVMQNLLGVRGARLEGVRKVVSHPQALEQSGDFIAAHGYVTEPAVNTARAAKMVAELGDPSVAAIASADTAALYGLEILEPGINGHQDNSTRFAILSKNEGERVETGSDNNTFILMFAVKNEAGALVKVLNKLGEFGYNMSVIHSRPLKGLAWSYYFYIEAEGEYGTEAYKQMISEMEYRCSKLKVLGRF
- a CDS encoding sulfite exporter TauE/SafE family protein: MILEAILLGASTGTYCSMYCGPVLIPFLCGTENPGYKRNAGLTGAFLAARLVTYFILGAVFAGLGYLVNDYIDPVFARKLSLFAYIFSGLILLCNSLGVRFPWGCSHNGCKVQKLRRIGNDWVTAVIAGLAVGLHICPPLWTAMTRSIFGGHGLPGLFYFVFFYIGTLPFFIPLLGIPFFTKRVGIIRKISRIAQFFISIYFIYFLGLQPLIFG
- a CDS encoding 4Fe-4S binding protein, with product MISSIILSSLMFFIIFFFVILMNNFALAAIIYAAFLFFLYARMTFSERKRAGSGVIYRRIFQTVFAVGFCIAFITDLLAERGSMAITNQAMSNSELPFCHIAIPQVLVPLMITKSIIFPARISGHYAAVASMFLIWFICTITIGRGWCSWVCFYGGWEDGFSRIGKKRRINLLPKNKEIREISFGFFMFIILSSLCELACTYCEWFCPFKLVTEYSPVTSIPSLIATIMFIGLFIGLVVVLPILTKKRTQCSALCPFGAFASLTDRFSIFQIKIDTDKCSGCMKCATACPFCAIDIKTIQDKKGHPEITCAKCGECIKACPNKAISYDFRFNLKKGGCNCGSKSSAPKTKFGRVIQELLHPAQLFRFAAFTFSVIMSSGFMIKTLNIIFSPLAALISGGAK
- a CDS encoding LytTR family DNA-binding domain-containing protein encodes the protein MKVTILEKQAGEEDELIVKCDYLDESLTKLINQFKGSKGKMNFYKDSKIVFVEPEDVLYFESVDDSVFAYTTDCVYETKSKLYQLEAELPASIFFRANKAVIVNLDKIDSLAPIFGGRFEAILQNGYKVVISRNYLNTLKELLGL
- a CDS encoding DUF3021 family protein, with product MKNSDEIKEMISIMINIATRVITMIFVIIAVFYLVIGDADLIKFSLEDICGILVMGLASGLAFGLFYIKKNTTTKQSIIIHIIYFSILNVVLLLIGLHLGWFRKELSSLISMEIMFVAVYAVVTLLVYLFDFNEAKKINQKLNDRKKL